The nucleotide sequence TACCAGCAGAACATACCAGTTCTTCAGGGAAAGTAACTTTTTCCCTAACACTCAGCTTTAAAAGAAATGTCTTATATGAGCTTCCAATAGAGGATTTGAGCCATAGAAGTTCACATAGGGCTGTAAAATCTGGTTATACCAGGATATATCCCTGGGAGATGTTGGTGCAGAGGGCAGCGTGCTTCTACATTAAATGGCTCCAGACTGCTGTGCCTGCTGAGCTCTTGGGACCAATTTTCACGTACCTCCCCTCCCTTGTTGTTGGCTACCCCTTGGGGGCCTGTCATGAAGGCCCCTCTCCCTGTCCCCATTAGCTGCTCAGTCTTTTCAGGGTGAGAGGATGCGCACACGAACATTGTTGTGATCTTCTGGCTGCCCAGGAGTCCCCCTTCTGACTTCCTGTCCTGTGGCCCCGTGCAGGATGGAAGAGGCTACTGGACCCTGGTCTTGGGGCCTGTGAACTTCAGCAGAGCCTCTTGCAGAATATCGATTCTATGGTCAGGCAGGTAAACCCAGGCAGGCTTTACTTTTGGAAAGACTATGGATGCATCGTATCCCCTCACCCCTTGGTGAGGGGCTCTCCTGGCAGGGTGAGGTGAGTCCCCCCTGGGCCTGGAGAAGGGTTCTGGGCTCTGATGCCAGAGAGGCCTCTGCCAGTTGCCTGTGTGCTAAGAGACTCATCCCCCGAGGTCATCAGAGCTGGCCCAGTGAAGTCACTCTTGTCACCTCCCTACGTACCATGCAGCTTGTCTATTATGTTCATTATCTCCCTTTCTACAGTGTaagttccatgaaggcagggactttgtcttgtTGTTCTGTATTTCAAGTGACTAGAACTGGGATTGACATGCAATAGGTGCTCAgttaatatttgttcaatgaacgaatgaatgaaccAACGAGATGGAAAGCACTCACTCCCATCATGTGCCCGTGCACCTGCTCTCCAGGCCTGACCCTTTCCATAGGGGTTGTGTTTCTGGCCTGGAAGGGCCAAAAACACTGGCTGACTAATGCCCAGTGGGCACTGGGCATGGCTGGGACTGAGGCTACCTGGAGAACCAGCTAAACCGAGGGAGGTTATCTTGCCTGCACATCAAGCCCTGACATTTAGAATGACCTAGATGACATCTGAGGCCCAACCCTCTCTTGGAAGGAGAGAAGACACCCTCCCTTTCCTTTGCAGGGGCTGGAATTGCGAACAAATCACGCCAGCCAGCATTCTTGTGCTTCTCCACGTGCCCAGCCCCGTGATAAGAACTTTATATGTGTATCTCACTTTATGTCCAAAACAGCCCTAGGAGGTGGGTTCTGTGATCATCATaacctattcattcattcattttctcagttAACAAATACGTATTGAGTACCTCTGCGTGCCAGTTCCTTAGCAGCCCACCTAAGGTTGGGCTCTGCTCCTAAGTGGCAGAGCAAGATCTGGACCCAGGAAATGTGACACCAGAGGGCACGCTGGGGGTTCTGCTGTTGCCCTCCTGAGTCATCACTGGCGCCTGCAGCACTCATCCCCCACGGCAGCGTTCACTTACATGTAGAGCAGCGGGGCTGGTGGGGGCGGTCATGGGCTGGACCAGGAAGTCTCACTCTCTTCCCTGGTGGTTGGAGAAGGAGACCCTGCAGGGCACAGGTGGTGATGGGAAGTGCTCGCGGCAGCCTGTGAGTTAGGGCCTGCCTGGGGAGGGGTTTGATGAGGTCTAGGCCGTGACCACAGGTTTCCCTATGCCTAAATTAATCAGTAGTCGGGAGTTCTGGAGAGCACCTCTCTTCCCAAGAAGGAAGTTTTGGCAGCACTCTCCGCTGGTGGAGCAGTGGTCTATGGAACGGAAGCGTGGCCAGGGGCCCTGCCCTGGACCTCAGGTAAACCACAGCTGACCCTGTGCCAGCTGTAGTCTGAAGTTTTCCTCCCCAAGAGCCAGCGGCGCAGGAACAGCCCCACGCCGACCTCTGAGACGGTGTGAGCAAAGCGGTGCTCTGGGGCGGTCCTAGCCCGGGAGCCTGGGCAGCACACCTTTCTCTGGGGTCCTGATCTGCTGCTAGTGGAGGGGTGGTTCTCCCATGTAAAAGTCATGGAACCTGCATTCCTACAGTTTTTTCACGGGGCATTtcttggaggaggaggtggttaTGATGGAGACtcaagccagactgcctgggtcgGAATCTCAGCTCCATCCCTGCTGGACGGGGCAACTCTGTGCTTcggttttcatctgtaaaatgggtaggTTAATAGTGCCTTTTTGAGTTAGAACCAttataaatattagctgttataCATTTCCATTTCAGACAGAAGTTGTCAACACCATGTGTGGCTACAAAACTATCGACAAGGAGGTAATGTCTTTGAAATACCTTTCCCTGGAAATGTTGCTCTTCCTGGTCCACCCTGGGGTGATCGGAGGGGTTTATTGAGGTCGGGGTCCTGGCCACTGAGATTTTCCCACATTCCTGGCTGTGACCCAGAGCCAGGACTGCTGTGGTTTTCCACCCCAGCACAGAAGGGCTCAGGGAACCAAGAATTCCCCCAGGCTGGGAGATGCCGCCTGTCAGGGTTTGCCGAGCACCTACTGTGGGCTGTTCCACATGAAGCCACCACGGCGCTTCCTGGTACCCGCAGTGTGCTTTGTGCCCAGCCATGCTCAGCACCAGCTTGCCTCTGCCCCTGGGGCCACCTGGGACCCAGGAGTCCTAGAGGATGGTAACCCCCTCTGGGGGTTGCTCCTGGGTCAGCTTCCTGGGCAACACCCCTGGTCTAGGAGAGAAGCAGGGGTGGTGCTGAGAAGGGACCTAAAAGGAATAGTGACCTGACATGCAGAGCAGTGGCTTTCAAAGTGGGGTCCCCAGTCCAGCAGCAACAGCATCCCCTAGGAATGtgagaaatgcacattcttggtATGGGGCTAGTGGGTGATTCTGACACATGCTTGAGAGCCGTAGaccagcagtggttctcagccccTCAGAACCAATGGCCATTTTTATAACAAACAGTGGTAATGTCCTATTTATTATCCCCAAGTGAAATTCACAGATAACCTACCTACATGCCCAATTCCAATACAATTAACATAATGATCTGAGATAAAGTAGAAATGAAATACAGCAATTTACAGCTGTTTAACATAGTTCATCATGTAAGTGCTTAGGCAGTGGGGGGTGCAGAAGACACAATGTAGTCAGGTGTCTGCACTGATGTGAGGCATCCCTGAGGCTGTAGTAGCTACAGGGCAGCTGATATTGGGCATTGTGTTGGCGACTCACATACCATGGGCATCATTTTTGCCACTGGCATGGTTTTTAAAAACGGTGAACAGTTCTTGATAAAGTTCTGAATTAAATAATGTGTAATCATTCCTTAATTTACCTAGTAGTAGTTCTGGAAAATTCTTTGTATATTAAAACCGATgcagaaatgctttttttttcccccccccccccttaagagacagacagggtctcactgttgcctaggctggcctcaaactcctaggcttaggCACTCCTGCCAACtgagcctccatagtagctgggactgcaggcactggccaccatgcccaactctgCTTTGTTTTTTATATGTACCTGGAGTGGGGCTATTGGCTTGGATAATTATAAATAGGCTTTTCATGTATGGAAAACATCCGTGAGGCTTTTCATGCAGGGACATCTGAGAAGCACACAGGCAGGGCAGTTGTTTGTGGAGTAGGATTACCCTGAGCTCTGCAGTCCCTCAGCCCCCAACCTCGTTTGCTGGGGCAACCAAAAGTGCCACCACGGTGTCCCCAATCCTCTCTAGAGAACAGTACTGTCCATTAAGAATCAGAATCTAGGGTGACCTTCTCATGCTGCATATGGGAAACTGAGGATCACAGCGGTTGAGGGACTAGCCTGGACCTTGTGTAAATGGCAGAGTCGGGGCTGTGGCTCCTGCCAGCCGAGGTCCTCTGCTGGGCTGACCCAGCTCCTTCCCATGCAGCGTTTCAGTGTGCAGGATGTCATCTACGTGCGGGGCTGCACCAACGCCGTGATCATCTGGTTCATGGACAACTACACCATCATGGCGGGCATCCTCCTGGGCATCCTGCTTCCCCAGGTGGGCAGGCCATGGGTTCAGAGAAAGTGTGACTTGGTGATTGCAGAAGGGCAGAGAAGGTGCAGAGGGGAAGAGCGAAGAGGCTTTTTTCATAGAAGTCCAGGACTTGCCTGGGGAGGGCTGCATGGCTGGAAGGAGGGGCAAATGGCAATAGCAGTCGTGGCGAAGCTCTTCCAAGTGCTGTGCAGGCACTGCTGCTTCACTTCTTTTTGTGAGGGAGGCACTATTATAATGCctatttcacagaggaggaaactgaggagcAGCAAGCTTCAGTGACTTGCCAAGATCCCCTAGATAGTGTGCAGCAGAGCTGGGGTGGAGGCAGGAATCCCAGAAGGGAGGGGCCCTTGCTGATGGGGCACAGCGAGGCGCTCTGGGATTTcctgggaaggggagagggggcCCAGGTGGGAGCTTCTTGGGCAGTGTGGGTGCTGGGAGAAGTCTCTGCTGTGGGTGTTGCCCAGGTCACACAGGACCATGAGGGCTTGGGACTGGCTGCTTGGGTTTCTGGGAGCCGGGAGCTGCAGGGAGGGCTGCCCTGATTCCCAGCAGGCCCTCACCAGCCCTGCCCCTTCTTCTCAGTTCCTGGGGGTGCTGCTGACGCTGCTGTACATCACCCGGGTGGAGGACATCATCATGGAGCACTCTGTCACTGATGGGCTCCTGGGGCCCGGTGCCAAGCCCAGCGTGGAGGCGGCAGGCACGGGATGCTGCTTGTGCTACCCCAATTAGGGCCCAGCCTGCCATGGCAGCTCCAACAAGGACCGTCTGGGATAGCACCTCTCAGTCAACATCGTGGGGCTGGACAGGGCTGCGGCCCCTCTGCCCACACTCAGTACTGACCAAAGCCAgggctgtgtgtgcctgtgtgtaggTCCCacggcctctgcctccccaggggGCAGAGCCTGGGCCTCTCCTAAGAGGCTTCCCCCGAGGCAGCTCTGGAATCTGTgcccacctggggcctggggaaCAAGGCCCTCCTTTCTCCAGGCCTGGGCTGCGGGGGAGGGAGAGCCTGAGGCTCTGCTCAGGGCCCATTTCATCTCTGGCAGTGCCTTGGCGGTGGTGTTCAAGGCAGTTTTGTAGCATCTGTAATTGGGGAGAGGGAGTGTGCCCCTCGGGGCAGGAGGGAAGGGCATCTGGGGAAGGGCAGGAGGGAAGAGCTGTCCCTGCAGCCACGCCCATGGCCAAGTTGGcctcttctcagcctcccaggtgcctTGAGCCCTCTTGCAAGGGCGGCTGCTTCCTTGAGCCTAGTTTTTTTACGTGATTTTTGTAACAttcatttttttgtacagataacAGGAGTTTCTGACTAATCAAAGCTGGTATTTCCCCGCATGTCTTATTCTTGCCCTTCCCCCAACCAGTTTGTTaatcaaacaataaaaacatgattttttttttttttttttttttttgcctttcctgTGTGCTGTTTTGTTGGGGCGGGGGTAAGGAAGGCTGCAACCTGGATTTGGAAACCCCTTGTGGATGCGAGGATGAAGGGGGTGCATGGGGTGAAGATTTGGCATAGCTTGGGATacaggcggggggtgggggggagagcCTCAGGGCCAGAGGTGGCCACGCCTATTTTACCAAGAACCGAGGGAAACAGCCTGGGCCAGGTACAGCATGAGGCTCCACCTCCAGGAAATGGGGTGGATGGGGTGGGGGACCAGGGAAGCGGAGTTGCCCACAGGTCCACTTACCGCGCTCCCTGCAGCCCTCAGTGTGCCCAATGGCTGCCGCGCAACGCATGCAGAGCGTGGTGTCGGTTGACCCCTGCTGGAGATGCCGGGACTTGCGTGCGTCAGTCCACCCAAACCTTCGGGCCCCAAGACATGGGATCTAGATTTTTTGTGAGGCTCTTAGTAGCCAGGGCAATAGAAATAAAGTAgcaagaggccgggcatggtggctcacgcctgtaaccccaacactttgggaggctgaggtgggccatcacgaggtcaggtgttcgagaccagcctgaccaacatagtgaaaccccatctctactaaaaatacaaaaattagccgggcatggtggtgcgcgcctgtagttccagctactcaggaggctgaggcaggagaatcgcttgaacccgggaggcggaggttgtggtgagccgagatcacaccactgtactccagcctgggcaacagagtgagactccctctcaaaaaaaaaaaaaaaaaaaaaaaaaaaagaagaagatataaAGCAGCAAGAGCCCCAAACCTGAAGGATTCTAATGGTGGGAACCATCTATACACCCAGTAGTTAAGTGGTCAGATGCTTGGTCTGCCATGGGTGCCAAACGCATGTGTAagaaggggcaggaggagggtaTTTTAAAGTATGCAATAACACAACAATAACAAACACACCATAGAGCATACTTTGCCAGGAACGATATtaactcctttaatcctcacaactaggGTAattcttatcttcattttattagtggggaaactgaggcacagggcagttaagtaacttgcccaggcaGGCAGCTGGTAAGTGACAAAGCCGTGACTTGAGCCCAGATAGGATCTCTTGAGCCACTCAGCCCCTCTGCTTTACTGTCTCTGTTGCCTCCTGTGCACACATGGTACTAGGCGTGCAaaaccagtggaggctgcagctgCTTCTGAAGCTCTGTCCCGGGGATATTCACTGTAGCCGCTGCTGCAGCCTCTGTCTTGTCCCACTTTGACCTAATGGACACAAGGCCAGGTCAAGGTCTGTGTCTGGCTGGAGGCCTTGTAGTCCTGGGGCTCTGGCTGTTCTGAGAACCCCTTTTGTGCCTAGAGGGGAGACGGCAGCTGCCTTTAGGGGCAGCAGGATGGCAGAGGCCCCGTAGGAGACAGGCTGGTCTGAATCGCTTATCCAAGGTCACCTTACCTGGACCCTGGAACCCGGACCCCTTGTCTTCCCTCTTTCCAGCACCACTCACAGACACCCCTCTACCTCACACTGCACCGCTGGCCAGCTGCTTATGTGGACCAGCGCTGGTGCCACAGATGGCTAAGCTCCAGCAGACACTCATCTCCTCTTTTCCAAACCTTGGTCACTCACCTCTCAAGAAATGGAAGcataaatatcttattttttttgagaagtgtgtgttcatatcctttgcccactttttgatggggttgtttgattttttttttgtaaatttgtttaagttcctttaaattctggatattagctctttgtaagatggatagattgcaaaaattttctcccattctgtaggttgcgtgttcactctgatggtagtttcttttgctgtgcagaagctctttagtttaatcagatcccatttgtcaattttggcttttgttgccattgcttttggtgttttagtcatgaagtctttgcccatgcctatgtcctgaatggtattgcctaggttttcttctagggtttttatggttttaggtcttatgtttaaatctttaatccatcttgagttaatttttgtataaggtgtaaggaaggggtccagtttcagttttctgtatatggctagccagttatcactacaccatttattaaat is from Pan paniscus chromosome 8, NHGRI_mPanPan1-v2.0_pri, whole genome shotgun sequence and encodes:
- the TSPAN15 gene encoding tetraspanin-15 isoform X5, whose protein sequence is MPRGDSEQVRYCARFSYLWLKFSLIIYSTVFWTIDFLNDNIRRGIENYYDDLDFKNIMDFVQKKFKCCGGEDYRDWSKNQYHDCSAPGPLACGVPYTCCIRNTTEVVNTMCGYKTIDKERFSVQDVIYVRGCTNAVIIWFMDNYTIMAGILLGILLPQFLGVLLTLLYITRVEDIIMEHSVTDGLLGPGAKPSVEAAGTGCCLCYPN